GCCATATAACCCCGATTCAGGCACTCAAAAATTGGCAACAAAAAAGACCTCAACTTTTTGTGAAATCGGTTCATGACTTTGCGGGACCTGACACCCAGCCAAAAGAAGCTTGGCTTGGGCCCTAGAGCGTCAAAGGGCCGCCGCAGTGTGTCAAATGTGGCTCGGCACCGATGCCAAGGAGGCCAGCGGTGCGGCCAATGACCTGTGTCAAGTCTCAAGACCTTCGGAGGGATCAACTCCCATGTTCCGAAAGCTGCTTGTGGCCAATCGCGGAGAGATTGCCATTCGCATCATGCGATCCGCTCAGGAATTAGGCATTCGCACGGTGGCGATCTATGAGGAAACGGACAAGACCGCCATGCACATCATGAAGAGCGACGAAGCGATGTGCATTGGGGCGGGGCCGCGAAAGGACTATCTGGACATCGACCGCATTATCCATGCCGCCAAAGCTTCGGGCGCCGACGCCATCCATCCGGGGTACGGTTTTCTGGCGGAAAATCCCCTGTTTTCCAGGCGATGCACGGACAACGGGCTGCTCTTTGTGGGGCCGCCTCCAGAAGTCATCGCCGACATGGGCAGCAAGGTGGTGGCTCGACGCATTATGACGGAAGCCGGCATTCCTGTGATTCCCGGAACACCGGTGCTTTCGGAAGGGGAAGCGGGGAAAGAGCAGGCGGTGCGGTTTGCCGAACAGCATGGATTTCCCGTGATGATCAAGGCGGTGGCCGGCGGGGGAGGGCGAGGGATTCGAGCGGCGCAGAACATGGACGAGCTGGTGACCGGGTTGAAGCTGGCCCGATCCGAGGCGCGGATGGCCTTCGGGGATGAGAGCATTTATCTGGAAAAGGGCCTGAAAAATCCTCGACACGTGGAGGTACAGATTCTTGCCGATCGCTTTGGGTCCGTCATTCATTTGGGAACGCGCAACTGTTCCATTCAGCGCCGCCATCAAAAGCTGGTGGAAATCGCTCCGGCCAATTTGCCCGCTCTGGTGATCGAAAGAATCTGCGCCGATGCGGTGCGGGCCGCCAAGGCCGCGCGCTACGTCAATGCGGGCACAGTGGAATTCCTCGTCGACGAGGAGGACCAGTACTATTTTTTGGAAGTGAACACGCGCATTCAGGTGGAACATACCGTGACGGAAATGGTCACGGGGGTGGACATTGTGCGGGAACAGCTGCGCATTGCCGCGGGAGAGCCCCTGTCGCTTCGGCAGGAAGACATTCAGATTCGCGGGTGGTCCATTGAGCTGCGGATCAATGCGGAAGATCCCAAGAACAATTTCATGCCCAGTCCGGGGGCCATTCGCGTGTATCAGTCTCCTGGAGGACACGGCGTGCGGCTGGATGGTGCCATCTACCAGGGCTATGAGATTCCTCGGTTTTACGACTCCATGCTGGTCAAACTGACGGTCTACGGCTTTACGTGGCGGGAAGCCGTGGATCGTCTGCGCCGAGCCCTGGATGGATTCAGCATTGTGGGCGTGCCCACGACCATTCCGTTTTACAAACAGATCGTTCAGGACCCTGATTTCATTGAGCAGCGCTTCGACACGTCGTACATCGACACGCACCCCCATTTGCTGGCCTACCGCGAAGAGGCGCCGCCCATCGATCGATTGGCACGCCTCATTGCCGAAATCAACGCCTACGGCTACAACCCTTATGCTCAAGACAAACCGTGAGGGACGGAGTGTTTCCATGGCCGAAAGAGAACGCATCAGGCCTTTCATGAGCCCGTCGGAAATCATTGCGTTTTTGCGGGAAACTCCGGGCTATTTTCTCACCAACAACGAGCGGGATGTATCCCAGTCGGACTTCAAGTGCCGCATTCTGCCGTGGACGACCCTGCGCGTGGCCCCTTACCGAGATGACACGGGCTATTTCGCCTTTGAAATCACCGGTGGCGCGTCTGTGCATGTGGATCTTTTGGCCAAGCAGATCAATCCCTTTGAAAAGCTGCGCCTGGTGCGCCAACGCATGCCCAACACGCTCATTCAGACCGTGTGCCGAGGCCGAAACCTCTTCGGATACCGTCCCTATCCTGACAACGTGCAGGAAATCGTGGTGTCGCTGTTTGCGCGCTACGTGGACGTATGGCGCATCTACGACTTTCTCAACTACGTTCCAAACTTGGAAGTGGTAGGCCGGGCCGTGCAAAAGGCGGGCAAGCTCCTCATGCCCTGCATCTGTTTCAGCACCGGAATCGGGCATACGGACGAGTTCTACGTGAACAAGGTCCAGGAGATTCTGGATACCTTTGGCGACGACATCATTTTGGGTATCAAGAACCATTCGGCCCTCGGTTCTCCGAGGCGCATCGCTTCTCTGGTGCAGGCCCTGCGGGCGCGGTTCCCCAATCTTGTTCTCGCCTATCACGGTCACAACACCGACGGCAACGACCTAGGGCGCATGGTGGCGGCGGTGGAAAACGGAGTGAAGATCGTGGAAGTGGCCGACCACGGCTTCGGCGGCATGTTTTCTCAGGCTCCGGCCCTGAGCCTTATTCAGACCCTGCACGATTACGGTTATAAAGCGCCGGGCCTCAAGATTCAGCCCATTGTGGACGCCTCAGACCTGCTGCGGCGTGAACGCCGGTACTACGAACGCTTTGAAACCCCGTTTCGAGGCTTTGATCCCACGGTCAAGAGGCATCGGCTGACCGGCGGGGCGGCGTCAATGGCTTTTGAACAGGCGGAAAAGCTAGGCCTTTTAGAACGCATTCACGAAGTCTTCAGCGAACTGATGGACGTCAACAAGGAACTGGGCAACTTCTGGTCGGTGACGCCCGGAAGCCAAATCCTGTGGACTACGGCGGTTAGCAACGTTTTGCATGGCCGGTATGAACAACCCAGTGACGATTTGAAAAATCTGCTGCTCGGCCGCTACGGCCCGTTTCCCTTTTATGATCCCCAAGAATGGATCTTTGAGAAGGTGCTGGAACACAAGAGGCGAGACGGCAAAAAATGGTACCAAATTCTTGCCGATGAGGCCGGCGTGCAAAGGCTGCCCGATGTGGATGTGGAAGAAA
The sequence above is a segment of the Desulfosoma caldarium genome. Coding sequences within it:
- a CDS encoding pyruvate carboxylase, producing the protein MAERERIRPFMSPSEIIAFLRETPGYFLTNNERDVSQSDFKCRILPWTTLRVAPYRDDTGYFAFEITGGASVHVDLLAKQINPFEKLRLVRQRMPNTLIQTVCRGRNLFGYRPYPDNVQEIVVSLFARYVDVWRIYDFLNYVPNLEVVGRAVQKAGKLLMPCICFSTGIGHTDEFYVNKVQEILDTFGDDIILGIKNHSALGSPRRIASLVQALRARFPNLVLAYHGHNTDGNDLGRMVAAVENGVKIVEVADHGFGGMFSQAPALSLIQTLHDYGYKAPGLKIQPIVDASDLLRRERRYYERFETPFRGFDPTVKRHRLTGGAASMAFEQAEKLGLLERIHEVFSELMDVNKELGNFWSVTPGSQILWTTAVSNVLHGRYEQPSDDLKNLLLGRYGPFPFYDPQEWIFEKVLEHKRRDGKKWYQILADEAGVQRLPDVDVEEKRRELEERLGRPVDDEALCLYLQFPKDALDYFRFEETFGKTWLLPPQVWYRRGGFQDGEKILIPDEQGKTHQIDIVSTMKKEGVVETSLLVDFHFQTYAVPVGNVDKA
- a CDS encoding acetyl-CoA carboxylase biotin carboxylase subunit, with the protein product MFRKLLVANRGEIAIRIMRSAQELGIRTVAIYEETDKTAMHIMKSDEAMCIGAGPRKDYLDIDRIIHAAKASGADAIHPGYGFLAENPLFSRRCTDNGLLFVGPPPEVIADMGSKVVARRIMTEAGIPVIPGTPVLSEGEAGKEQAVRFAEQHGFPVMIKAVAGGGGRGIRAAQNMDELVTGLKLARSEARMAFGDESIYLEKGLKNPRHVEVQILADRFGSVIHLGTRNCSIQRRHQKLVEIAPANLPALVIERICADAVRAAKAARYVNAGTVEFLVDEEDQYYFLEVNTRIQVEHTVTEMVTGVDIVREQLRIAAGEPLSLRQEDIQIRGWSIELRINAEDPKNNFMPSPGAIRVYQSPGGHGVRLDGAIYQGYEIPRFYDSMLVKLTVYGFTWREAVDRLRRALDGFSIVGVPTTIPFYKQIVQDPDFIEQRFDTSYIDTHPHLLAYREEAPPIDRLARLIAEINAYGYNPYAQDKP